From the genome of Vicia villosa cultivar HV-30 ecotype Madison, WI linkage group LG2, Vvil1.0, whole genome shotgun sequence, one region includes:
- the LOC131651208 gene encoding uncharacterized protein LOC131651208, translated as MDEVTLHWKRLSFDDDGCIKEESSISITSKLEAIQDRFSKADDNMKLYIKEQLRKIGFPETTDMKPPSQPVKTKGAPKKVKFTSNDNSTTRDPSYCTYCSKNSSIEEVHIAPNIPFIDEMSVFMHKYIDRIVNMVGDGNCGFRAVSALLGKENDDHKLVRLELLEELMNHKDSYTWVFGDETKFESVNEALVPWLGAYAPMSKWMRFMEMGHLIACAYDMVCIDLTRYGFSKTFFRSAPHLLQILVIVLCVLMARKIKTFCASLLETGCSIPHTSPKWALHHTEAVDTWPNRFVDMMHDSKG; from the exons atggatGAAGTCACTCTTCATTGGAagagacttagttttgatgatgatggttgcatcAAAGAAGAATCAAGTATCTCTATTACTTCCAAATTGGAGGCGATACAAGACAGGTTTTCGAAGGCCGATGACAACATGAAACTATACATCAAAGAACAATTGCGGAAGATTGGCTTTCCAGAAACAACCGACATGAAACCGccgtctcaaccggttaaaacaaaGGGTGCTCCGAAGAAAGTGAAGTTTACGTCGAATGACAACTCGACTACACGGGATCCTTCATATT GTACATATTGCTCCAAAAATTCATCAATCGAAGAGGTGCATATTGCTCCAAATATTCCATTCATCGACGAGATGTcggtttttatgcacaaatacatcgATCGGATCGTCAATATGGTTGGGGACGGTAATTGCGGATTCCGGGCCGTATCAGCTTTGCTTGGTAAGGAAAATGATGACCATAAGCTTGTCCGTCTTGAACTTCTCGAAGAGTTGATGAACCATAAAGACTCGTACACGTGGGTATTTGGAGACGAAACCAAATTTGAATCGGTCAATGAAGCTCTTGTTCCTTGGTTGGGCGCTTACGCACCAATGTCAAAATGGATGAGATTCATGGAAAtgggacatcttattgcatgcgCATATGACATGGTATGCATTGACTTGACACGATATGGTTTTTCGAAAACCTTTTTCCGCTCCGCACCGCACCTCCTACAAATTTTGGTGATTGTATTATGTGTGTTGATGGCTCGCAAAATCAAAACATTTtgtgcaagtttacttgaaactGGATGCTCCATACCACATACGTCACCGAAATGGGCACTTCATCATACCGAAGCTGTCGATACGTGGCCGAATCGTTTTGTGGATATGATGCACGATTCGAAAGGTTGA